The following nucleotide sequence is from Alkalihalobacillus sp. LMS39.
TCCCTGTTGCATAAAGCAGTTCTAGAAGCGCTTTGTCTCTTTGATCAAGAGGTTCGTCTTGACTAAAAGAAGAAAATAACGTTTCCATTTCTTGTTCATACAAAAAAGTAGGTAGTTTCAATTCTTTTTTTGGCAAATGGGCAAAGGCAAACGGATTTTCTGTTACGAAAGCTTCACGGAGAAGAAAACGATAGAAGCTTCGTAAACACGAGATTTTTCGAGCTACAGTTGACCTTGCAAAACCTTGGCGATATAACTCAGTTAAATATAATCTTACAAAAACATACGAAACAGCAGCAAAGTCAACGATCTTATGCTGCTTCATAAACGATATGAAGTGGGTGATATCTAGCTCATAATTCGTAAACGTATGAACCGAACTATTTTTTTCAATTTGTAAATATTGAAAAAACAGTGTTTTTTCTTGTTCCATTTTTATGTTCATATTTTAGTCCACCTCACAAGAGCTACTAAATTTTATCATAATTTAGTAGCTCTTTTCAATAAAGTTTACATTTTTTTCACAAAATTCTGAATTGTTGTCAACGCACGGTTTGCTAGCTGTTCATTGCGTTCTTGCTTGTTTTTAATTCGCTTTTCTAACGGTGGCAATAAACCGAAATTCGCATTCATTGGCTGAAAGTTTTTTGCGTTTGCCGTTGTAATATAGTTAGCCATACTTCCTAAAACAGTCTCTTGTGGGAAGGTAAGCACGTCTTTATTTTGAACCAATCTTGCTGCATTCATTCCTGCAATTAACCCAGCTGCAGCTGATTCAACATAACCTTCGACACCGGTAATTTGACCAGCAAAAAATAAATCTTCTCGTTGCCGATATTGATATGTTGGCTCAAGTAAATTAGGAGAATTAATAAAAGTGTTTCGATGCATTACTCCATACCTTACAATCTCCGCATTTTCTAAACCAGGGATTAATTGAATAATTTCTTTTTGGGGCCCCCATTTAATATGGGTTTGGAATCCAACAATATTGTAAAGGGTTCCAGATTGGTTATCTTGTCTTAGCTGAACAACAGCAAATGGACGTTTGCCTGTTTTCGGGTCCTCAAGACCGACTGGTTTCATTGGACCAAACAACAATGTTTTTTTGCCACGCTTTGCCATCACTTCTACAGGCATACACCCTTCAAAGAAAATTTCTTTTTCAAACTCTTTTAACGGGACAGATTCAGCAGCAATGAGTGCCTCATAAAATCGGTCAAACTCTTCCTCTGTCATCGGGCAATTTAAATATGCGGCTTCCCCTTTGTCATACCTTGATTTTAAATATACTTTTTCCATATCAATGCTATCGGTTTCAATAATTGGAGCTGCAGCATCGTAAAAATATAAATATTCTTCGCCAGTTAAATGTTGTAATTGTTCCGATAAAGCAGGTGACGTTAATGGACCTGTTGCAATTACAGTAGGTCCATCAGGAATTTTTTCAATTTCTTCTGTTACCACCGTTACATTCGGATGGTTTCGAACTCGTTCTGTCACTGCATTGGCAAATTCATGACGGTCTACTGCTAACGCACCACCTGCAGGAACAGAACAATCATCTGCTGCTTTAATAATGACAGAATCAAGCAGTCTCATTTCTTCTTTTAATACACCGACAGCATTTGTTAATGTATTAGCTCGTAATGAGTTACTGCATACTAGTTCAGCAAATTTATCTGTATGATGTGCGGGAGTTTGCCGAACTGGTCTCATTTCAAATAGTGTAACTGGAACGCCTTGCTTGGCTATTTGCCAAGCTGCTTCACTTCCAGCTAATCCCGCTCCTATTACATTAATTCCACTCATGTTGAAACTCCTTTTCTTCGTAAAAGGATGAGTCTATTCTCATCCTATAATCGCTCTTCTTTATAATCACAAGACACACACTCGACTTGTGTCCCTTTTTTCGACTTTTTCTCTACAAGCATGCTATCACACTTTGGACATGTCCTTGCAATCGGCTTATCCCATGAAACAAATTCACAGCTAGGATATTGGTCACAACCATAAAAAGTACGTCGTTTTTTGCTTTTTCGTTCGACAATTTTTCCTTCTTTACAAGTTGGACAACTTACACCAATATCTTTTACAATCGCTTTTGTATTTCGACAATCCGGAAAGTTGGAACATGCCATGAACTTGCCGTAACGTCCCATTTTATAAACCATGTCATGGCCACATTTTTCACATGATTCTCCTGCAGGCTCATCTTTGATTTCGACTTCTTCCATTTCTTCTTCAGCATGTTTCACTTGCTTTTCAAATTCATGGTAGAAATGATCGATAATTTGAATCCAGTTTTTCTCACCTTCTTCAACTGAGTCAAGGTCGTTTTCCATTTTCGCTGTAAATTCTACATCCAAGATTTCTGAGAAAAATTCAGAAATTAACTCGATAACGATTTCTCCTAACTCTGTCGGAACAAAACGCTTATCATCTAAAGCAACATATCCACGACGTTGAATCGTATCAAGAGTTGGGGCAAAAGTAGATGGTCGACCAATTCCTAACTCTTCCATTGTCTTTACCAATCTTGCCTCTGAATAACGTGGTGGCGGTTGTGTAAAATGCTGATTTGGTGTAATTTCCTCTTTCTTAACTGAAGCGCCTTCTTCTAAGTCAGGAAGTAATTTATCTTCTTCCTTTTTCCCATCATCATTTCCTTCGATATACACTTTCATGAAACCAGGAAATTTAACTTTTGAGCCTGTTGCTCGAAATACAACTCCCGCGTTATCTAAGTCTACAGTCATTGTATCCATAATCGCTGGTGCCATTTCACTTGCGACTAAGCGTTCCCAGATAAGCTTATATAAACGAAATTGATCTCTGGACAAAAATGATTTAACTGTCTTCGGGTCATATAAAACAGATGTCGGACGAATCGCCTCATGAGCATCTTGTGTTTTTTTATCTGAGTTTTTCGTTGTCCGCTCACCTTTACGAGTGTACTCTTGTCCGTATTGTTCTTCGATATACTGTTTCGTTTCTTCTTTAGCTGTATCCGAAATTCGAGATGAATCTGTACGCATATACGTAATCAACCCAACAGTTCCTTCTTTACCAAGGTCAATTCCTTCATATAATTGTTGTGCCAACATCATTGTCTTTTTCGCCCGAAAGTTTAATTTTCGCGCTGCTTCTTGCTGCAGAGAAGATGTCGTAAATGGAGCAACCGGGTTTCGTTTCCGCTCCTTTTTCTTTACGGAAGTAATGGAAAACGAATCTCCTTTTAATTGACCAAGAACCTGCTTTACGTCATCCTCAGATTTTAGTTCAACTTTTTTATTGTCCACACCATAAAACTTAGCTTCAAACTGCTCATTGTTCATTTTAAATAAACCTTGAATTGTCCAGTATTCCTCTGGAACAAAAGCTTGAATTTCTTTTTCACGGTCAATTATCATTTTAACAGCTACCGATTGGACACGACCGGCACTTAATCCTTTTTTCACTTTCTTCCATAATATAGGACTAATATTGTAACCAACAAGCCTATCTAACACACGACGTGCTTGTTGAGCATCTACTAAATCCATATTAATTGGACGTGGTGTTTTAAAAGCATCTTTAATCGCTTGTTTTGTAATTTCATTAAACACAACCCTACAGTCTGATTGTTCATCAATATTTAGACTATGGGCAAGGTGCCAAGCAATTGCTTCCCCTTCACGATCCGGGTCAGCTGCTAAATAAATACGTTTGACTTTTTTTGCTGCACTTTTTAATTCCTTTAAAACTGGACCCTTACCACGAATCGTGATATATTTCGGGTCGAAACTTCTTTCAACATCTACTCCCATTTGACTTTTCGGCAAATCTCTAACATGTCCCATTGATGCCTTAACGATATATTTCTTCCCTAAGTATTTACCAATTGTCTTTGCTTTAGCGGGAGATTCAACGATTACTAAGTAATCTGCCATACCGAGCTCCTCCCCCTTCGAAGGATATATTAAAATCTTCCCTATTATTAAACACAAGTTTACGATTTGTCAAATATTACTTTCAAAAAATCAAGTGAAACAAAAACTATTTATCATATAATGATAACATTATTTAACACTATTGTGAAAACTATTGGTACTGAACTACTTAAATAACTATCAGTTTTCCCAATTTTCATTTTCATATTCTTCGATAATGTCCTTTGCCTCTACAATTAATTTTGCACCTTGCTGGATAAGTCGATTCGGCCCTAAAGACATTTGTTCGTAAATAGGTCCTGGTACTGCAAATACATCTTTGCCTTGTTCTAGCGCCTGATCGGCAGTAATTAAAGCACCACTTCGTTCTTTTGCTTCTACAACTACTGTTCCTTTGCTTAATCCACTAATCAACCGATTTCGCTCTGGAAATTGCCACTTATTTGGCTTTGTTTTTGCTGGATACTCAGAAAGTAGGAGATGATCTCTTGCAATTTCATTTGCTAGATGGTAATTACTTGATGGATAGATATAATCAAACCCAGAACCAAGAATCGCGATTGTCTTTCCACCATTGTCCATTGTTAACCGGTGCGCTATTGTATCAATGCCTTTAGCAAGCCCACTCACAATTAACCAACCCTCCTCTACAACGGGACGGATGATTTTTTCTAAACTATAGCGCCCCCCTTTTGTAGGTTCTCTCGTTCCTACAACCGCTAATGCTTTGGAATAATGTAATAATGCTATATTCCCTTTACAATAGACTACCCAAGGAGGATCGAAAAGCTGCTTTAAAATCGGTGGATATTCGTTTTCAAAAATAGTGATGGGAATAATTTGCTTCTCTTTGTATTCTTGTAAAAGTTGGGGCATTGAAATGAAGTGTAAATCTTGATAAAGGAGAGCGGCATACTTTTTTTGAAGAGAATAATGAGAAATGAGCTCTTTTTCAGACAATTGATATAGCTTTTCTAACGTAGCATCTACTGATAAGATTTTCCGAATTGTTTTCCATCCAACTCCACGACAATGATGAAGATGCAGCAACCGTTCATGAAATGCATTCATCTAATCCACTCCTAAAAAACTATGATATTAGAACCATATCTTTTCATTTTTCGTTAAGAAAAGAAAAAGCTCCCTTCTATGGGAGCTTTTTGCTTTTTATTTATGAGTAATACATTTTTCAAGAAGATTTTGTTCTTTTAATACAGAAATTAATGTTTCTCCCATAACGGATGGAGTTGGTGCAACTTTCACACCGCAGCTTTCAAGCGTTTTAATCTTTTCTGCTGCTGTCCCTTTACCGCCTGAAATAATGGCTCCAGCATGACCCATACGTTTCCCTGGAGGTGCTGTTTGACCACCGATGAATCCTACTACAGGCTTTTTCATGTTTGCTTTAATCCATTCTGCTGCTTCTTCTTCCGCAGTTCCCCCAATTTCACCGATCATAATGACCGCATATGTATCAGGGTCTTCGTTAAAGAGTTGTAGTACATCGATAAAGTTTGTTCCGTTTACAGGGTCTCCACCAATTCCAACAGCAGTTGATTGGCCAATTCCTTCTGTAGACAGTTGATGAACAGCTTCATATGTTAATGTTCCTGAACGAGAAACAACACCAACATGACCTTTTTTATGAATGTAACCAGGCATAATTCCAATTTTACATTCTTCTGGTGTGATTACACCAGGGCAGTTTGGTCCTACAAGACGAGTCTTTTTCCCTTCCATATAACGTTTAACATTTGTCATATCAAGAACCGGGATTCCTTCAGTAATACAAATCACTAAATCAAGCTCCGCATCAGTTGCTTCCATAATCGCATCTGCTGCAAATGCTGGTGGAACATAAATAACGGAAGCTGTTGCACCTGTAGCTTCTACAGCTTGTTGAACTGTATCAAAAACAGGAATTCCTTCAATCTCCGTTCCTCCCTTACCAGGAGTGACACCACCAACGATTTGTGTTCCATATTCAACCGCTTGTTTTGTATGGAATAAACCTGTTGCACCTGTTATCCCTTGTACAATTACTTTTGTATCTTTATTAATCAGGATACTCATTCTCCACGTCCCGCCTTTCTATTTCACTAGTGAAACTATTTTTTGTGCACCGTCAGCCATTGAATCAGCTGAAGTGATGTTTAAACCTGATTCATTAAGAATCTTTTTACCTAAGTCAACATTTGTTCCTTCTAAGCGAACAACAAGTGGAATTTCTAAACCAACTTGTTTCGTTGCTTCAATAACACCTTCAGCAATAACATCACACTTCATAATTCCACCGAAAATATTAACAAAAATTCCTTTAACGTTTTCATCTGATAAAATAATCTTAAAGGCTTCTGTTACTTTCTCAGCTGTAGCACCGCCCCCAACATCAAGGAAGTTAGCTGGATCACCATTGTAATGTTTAATGATATCCATTGTTGCCATTGCAAGCCCTGCACCATTAACCATACATCCGATGTTACCATCAAGAGAGATGTAACTTAAGTCATATTTAGAAGCTTCGATTTCTTTTACATCTTCTTCGTCAAGATCACGGAATTCAAGAATATCTTTTTGACGGTACAATGCATTAGAATCAAAATTTAATTTCGCATCCAGTGCCATAACTTTTCCATCACCAGTCGTTACTAGTGGGTTAATTTCAGCAATCGAACAATCTTTTTCTACGAACACTCTGTATAAACCGAGCATAAATTTCACAGCTTGGCCAACAAGTTCTTTAGGAATATTGATATTAAAGGCTAAACGACGAGCTTGAAACCCTTGTAATCCAACAGCTGGATCAATAACTTCTTTAAAGATTTTTTCAGGTGTCGCTTCTGCAACTTCTTCAATTTCAGTTCCACCTTCTTCAGAACCCATTAACACAACTCTTGAAGTGGCACGGTCAAGAACGAGTCCAATGTAATACTCTTTTTTGATGTCGCAGCCTTCTTCAATTAGTAAGCGCTTTACTTCTTTTCCTTCTGGTCCTGTTTGATGAGTTACTAAAGTTTTACCTAGTATCTCTTCAGCGTATGTACGAACCTCATCTAAATTTTTTGCTACTTTAACCCCGCCAGCTTTTCCACGTCCACCAGCATGAATTTGAGCTTTTACAACACTCACTTGAGTGCTTAATTCTTTTGCTGCTTCAACCGCTTCTTCTACTGAAAAAGCAACTTTACCATTTGGTACGGCAACCCCGTATTGTCTTAGGAGCTGCTTGCCTTGATACTCGTGGATATTCATTCTCTCCATCCTCCTATCAATTGCATGCAAAATATGTTTTGCATGATGAATGCATGCCATTCATTAAAAAATAGTATGTTTTGGCAAACTCCTCTACTATTGTAACAATTTTTTGAACGTTTTGGGAGAGGAAAATAAAAAATATTTACGAAGGGGACACAAAAGCTTATTTTCGTTCGCTTTTGTGTCCTTTACCTTTTCATTTTGCCTCTATTTCTCTTTTTTTCTTTTCACATTTTCAAGGTCAGGAGCTGTGCCGGTTAACGAATCATTTCCATAAGAAACATTTATACTCGGATGCTGAAACATCGACCGCGGTGGTGTCATTTTCTCTTCAACGACTTCACAATCCTCCGACTCAACATGTAAACCAGAGTGTGCTAATGGTTTGTTTTCTTCTTCCACCCAATGGTCACCTGACATAATAGCTGGGTCGATTGTTTCATCCCAATCATCTAATGGTGTTTTTGGGTTCGGCTCAAATTCTCTTTTTTCTTTCACTTCGCCTCATCTCCTTTTTCTTTCTTCCTCGTTTGCTCTTTTGTTTCTTTTTTGCTTAATAGTCTTTTTGCCATGTCCACTGTAGCTTCCATCTCTTGTGTGGAACGGAAAATCCCAAATTCATGAGCAATTTCCTCTTTATATTTTTCTAAAAATGCCTCTACTTCCGGAATGACAAGAAGATTTTTTTTCAAAAGAACACTCCTTTCAAACTTCCTATTATCCGTTAGTTTACCCAACTTTCTAATTTTGTTCATAAGAATTTAAGAAAAACGCGGATCGTCTTTTCGTTTCAAGCGAAGTGCGGAGCCCTGCCCACTTTTGACAGTGAACCCCATGTGCTTTTCATGGGGTGAAATTCGCTCTTCTAGAATAAGCTTTCAAAGCTTCATTGCTATACCAAATTTTTTATACTCCCTCTTTTAAAAAAAAGAATGTACCAAAAGGTGTTCATTCCTTTTGGTACATTCTTTAGTCTGTGTTTTATGAATGTTGTTTATCAATTTGGTAAACAAACGCAAATACTTCAGCAACCACTTCATATAGTTCGACTGGAATCGTCTCGTTAATTTCTAACTTCGATAATAACTCCACTAAATTGGGGTCTTCTTGAATAGGCAACTGATGTTCCTTCGCTTTTGCAATGATTTCATCTGCAACAAGTCCCTTCCCTTTTGCAATCACTTTTGGAGCTTGATCTTTTTTATCATCGTATCGTAAGGCAATGGCTTGTTTTTTCAATGTTTCTTTTCTCATATCCGAACATCAACCCCTTCATAGGAAACTTTTGACCCATACGTGTGTTTAATGGGAGGAGCAGAAGATTCTTTTACTGTAACCCAATTTACAGATGACAACTGATATTCGATATTCGTTAACTTTGACTTTAATACAGCTTGAATAGCAGGAAGTGCTTTTGGTTTAGGGTGTTCATTAAAGATTTGAATCGAAACTATTTTTTTTTGAATTTGAACATCAATGATGGTTTCATGAAGTTTCTCTAATTGTAAGTAAAATAAAATACGACAATGCTCTTTATCTATTTGGCCCTCTTTTGTTTTTTTTCCTTCCCACTGGATCGTAACGTCTGTCTGATGGTTCCCTAATTGCACCGGAATTTGAAGTGCGAGTTGGTGAAGAGGTCCTGATTGCTCGCTTGCAATTAATTGTTGTCCTGTAATTCGTGATAAAATCGCCTCAGCCTGTGTTTTTAGCGTTTGATTTGATTCAAGCTGAACAAGTTGGAGAAGCAAAGATTTCATACTTTCCCCCTGTAACGCAACCTTGCCACTTTGTGCTTCGAACATTTTCAGTAATTCATTTTCATGGGTAAAACCAACTGTTTTCATGATTGACGTCACAAAGGATAAAAAACCATTACGAATATTATCTCTAGCGTCACGGTCAAGCAATGACGCAATCATATTTTTTTCTGTTTCTTGAATCGGTTCCGTTAGTAGCTTACTTAGCTTTTCATGTACACTTTGAACTGTTGCTCCCTGCGGTAATAATGATAATAGCTGTTGAGCCTGCTGATTGGCTCTAGCCTCATTTGTGACTGACAATTGACTCATAAACACCCGAAACATCGCTTGTGGCTCAGTTGAACGAAACTGTTCTAATGTATTTGCCAATCCTGGCCATAGTTCATGCACAATCTTTTGATTGTTGCCTTGAAACATAGCATCTTTAAATTGATTGTAGAAGATGTGAGGTTCTTTTACCACACCAGTCTTTTGCAAAATGTTCATCCATGCTATTCGGTTATCTTCACGCGGTTCAACACTTAAAGCCTGAAGAAGACGAGTAATCGGTGTAGCATGGCTTGGCACCGCCACTGAATCGGTTAAGTGACGTAGCGCTTCTACAAGTTTTCCTTTTTCAGGGGTATCAGCCTTAATTTGATTTAGCAATTGTGTCATTTGCTGTAACAGAGGTTCTTTCGTTTGTGTAGCACCGAACGCCTCAAACAATGAAAGCTTGACTGGAATATTGCGCTCAATCATTTGTTGTATAAGCGCTATGTTCCCTTTTGATAGTCCATGCTTTTCAATAATTTGACTTGCACTTTGGAGCATTTCCTTCGAAAACGGAATGTGCATATTCGAAAAATGGCGCACTAATAACTCATTCATTTTCGTGTTTGGCAATCCTAATTGTTGGAGAATGGTAGCTTGTAGTCCAGTCGTTTGTTGGCTACTACCTGCCTCTCTCCCTTGCCATTGTCCTAACACTTTTAATTTTGGTATTCCTGTATCTGGCTGAACTTCAAACCAATAAGGTAAACCCGCTGTTAAAGCTGCCTCAAGACGAGCTGTAACAGTCACCGTCCCGATTCGAAGTGTAGCTACATTATTCGGAAATAATTTTTGAACTTGCCCTTGAAAAACTTGTCCAGGAGTAAGATTCACTTGTCGTACAGCCACTGTTGAACTTCTTGCTATTGATGTTTGTTGTATGGATGACGGATACATCTTACTCCCCCTTTTGCTTTCTACATTTCGCTAATTGGACGAAATGATTTCCGGTGTTCTTCTGTAATCCCGTAACGTTCAATCGCTTCTAAATGCTCTTTTGTGCCATATCCCATATGACTATCAAATCCATATTGAGGATAACGTTTGGCTACTTGTTCCATATATTTATCTCTTGTCACTTTTGCTACTATGGAGCTTGCTGCAATACTAATGCTTTTTTGGTCTCCTTTAATAATCGATGTTTGCGCAATCGGAAGCGGCAATTTCATCGCATCAATGAGAAGATGTTGTGGTTGCTCCTTTAATAAGTGAACAGCTTCGCACATTGCTTTTTTTGTTGCCTCATAAATATTTATTGTATCAATTTCATCCGCATGAATCATACTAACACTACATGATACTGCCTCTTTTTCAATGATTTCAAAAAATTGTTCTCTTTTTTGCTTCGATAATTTCTTTGAATCTGTTAAACCAGGTAAAAAAAAGGATTCCGGTAAGATGACGGCAGCACAAACGACCGGTCCTGCTAATGGTCCTCGTCCTACTTCATCTATCCCGGCTATGTATGTGATTCCTTGTTCTTTTACTTTCATCTCATATTGCGACATTTCTTGAAATTGCTCAAATAGCTGGTTCTCATGAGCTTTCCTTTTTTCATAGCGTTCAAGGAGCTTCTTTACTCCTTGACGTGGGTCATGTTTCAGTTCGTTCATCCATTCTTCTGCATGCTCAGACAACAACATCTGCTCGATTTCTTTTACCGTCTTTTGTTCCAACTTGTTTCCCACCTTGTCTCTTTCTTATATCGGCTTGTTTTCCACTTTCGTTAATGTGCTAGGCATATTATGCTATTACAAAAAAAGGTCAGCATCGGCCAATTGGACCAATTGCTAACCAAGTTCACTGAAGAATTGAAAACGTACTATTCGGCGTTTCTAAAGAAATTCTCCCTAACGTACCAGAACGTAATTCACGCAATATTATTTCAGCAGCTTTATCATAATCAACATAGCCACCACTTAATAGACAACCTCGTTTTCTTCCTATCTCATCAAATACGTCAATGCCTTGTTCTGATAATTCCTCTAACTTATAGCGTTCTTTTAAGACGGATGGGTATTCGTCTTTTAAATAAGTAATGACAAATAACGCAATATCTTGGAAGTCTAATAGTTCATCTTTAATTGCCCCTGTAGCGGCTAAGCGATAACCAATAAGCTGGTCTTCAAACTTTGGCCATAATATCCCTGGTGTATCTAACAGTTCTAGTTCAGTCCCTACTTTAATCCACTGTTGTTGTTTCGTTATGCCCGGACGATCACCCGTTTTTGCAATTTTTTTTACTGCTAGCCGGTTAATGAGCGTACTTTTCCCAACGTTTGGAATTCCTAATATCATGGCACGAATTGCACGTGGCTTCATGCCTCTTGCTTTCATTTTTTCAAGCATTGGTGCAGCAAGGCTTTGGCAAGCTGCAGATATGCCTGAAACCCCTTTCCCCGTTTGACTATCAATGGCTAGCACTTTTGCACCTTTACTTTCAAAATAGGCTTTCCATTTTGATGTTACATTCGGATCTGCTAAATCTGATTTATTTAATAACACTAATCTTGGCTTATGAGCTACGATTTCATCAATCATTGGATTTCTAGATGCAAGCGGAACACGAGCATCGAGTAGCTCAATGACAACATCAATTAATTTTAATTTCTCTGTTACTTCCCTTCTCGCTTTCGCCATATGCCCAGGAAACCATTGAATTGTCATCGTCGTTTTCACCTACCTCGCTATGCGAATATCTGAAAATGGCCAAAAGACAATATTTGCTTTCCCAACAACTTCATCGATCGGAATCAGTCCAATATCTCGACTATCTAAACTATGTTGCCGGTTATCTCCCATAACAAATAAATATCCTTCTGGTACACTTACTTCGTTTGTTACTTCTTGCAGAGTAAAATCATATGTAAGTTTCGAGCCACCTAGTTGATGTTTTAATTCATCTAAGTATGGTTCATCATATGGTTCATTATTAATATATAAAATATCGTTATCATATACAATCGTATCTCCAGGCAAGCCAATGACCCGTTTAATATAATCCTTTTCCTCTGTTGCATGAAAGACAACTATATCAAAACGGTCAGGTTCACTAATAGTGTAGCCGATTTTATTTACAATCATGCGGTCACTATGGTGAAGAGTCGGCATCATCGACTGACCTTCAACAACAATTGGAGCAAAAAAGAAAAATCGTATTAATACAGCTAGTAATAACGCAATGATAAGTGCTTTAATCCATTCAAGTGTTTCACTTTTTCCCCTGACCATTGAAAAACTCCTCCACTTTAACGTATCCATATGTAAAAACGTACTAGGCTTATATTATGTTAGTAAAGACTTCTTCATTTATTGTTTTGACTATTTTTCGTACAATGCAATACATTTTTTATAAAAAAAGGAGCTTGTGCAACAAGCCCCTTCTTTTTCTTTATTATCGGATTTCTTTAATACGGGCAGCTTTACCACGTAGGTTACGTAA
It contains:
- the ylqF gene encoding ribosome biogenesis GTPase YlqF, with the translated sequence MTIQWFPGHMAKARREVTEKLKLIDVVIELLDARVPLASRNPMIDEIVAHKPRLVLLNKSDLADPNVTSKWKAYFESKGAKVLAIDSQTGKGVSGISAACQSLAAPMLEKMKARGMKPRAIRAMILGIPNVGKSTLINRLAVKKIAKTGDRPGITKQQQWIKVGTELELLDTPGILWPKFEDQLIGYRLAATGAIKDELLDFQDIALFVITYLKDEYPSVLKERYKLEELSEQGIDVFDEIGRKRGCLLSGGYVDYDKAAEIILRELRSGTLGRISLETPNSTFSILQ
- the lepB gene encoding signal peptidase I, with translation MVRGKSETLEWIKALIIALLLAVLIRFFFFAPIVVEGQSMMPTLHHSDRMIVNKIGYTISEPDRFDIVVFHATEEKDYIKRVIGLPGDTIVYDNDILYINNEPYDEPYLDELKHQLGGSKLTYDFTLQEVTNEVSVPEGYLFVMGDNRQHSLDSRDIGLIPIDEVVGKANIVFWPFSDIRIAR